A section of the Alkalihalobacillus sp. LMS39 genome encodes:
- a CDS encoding cation:proton antiporter, producing the protein MPEMLGAGLILLLLFIIGYVGMKVKIPEVITFILLGITLGGLLSGSHLLHFIGEIGIVLLFFMLGMEFPIKQLAGVAKRVTPAGTLDVVLNLGISTGICLLLGIDPLMSFLIGGVLYATSSSITAKLLESSKRMANPESEFMLGLLIFEDLVAPVLVAILVGLTAGGALTVGGLSWLLVKVILLTVGAIVIGQVVFKRLDTWFDRHMNRDVFVLFIIGIALAYGGLALYLDLSEVLGAFLAGIMIAEVRKTHQLEQLILPIRDITLPLFFLYFGTTIEFGDGVPMVGTLLLLLVWSIIAKIIVGIYGGRWYGLSKRVALRAGLSLTQRGEFSIIIASLATASIMVFSSVLILASAMIGIILFQFAPKISKAIYGNKQPRGKIKVPG; encoded by the coding sequence ATGCCTGAAATGCTAGGAGCAGGGTTAATTCTTTTACTCCTTTTTATTATCGGCTATGTTGGAATGAAGGTGAAAATTCCAGAAGTAATTACATTTATTTTATTAGGAATTACTCTTGGTGGTTTATTATCGGGATCTCATTTGCTTCATTTCATCGGTGAAATTGGAATTGTATTACTCTTTTTTATGTTAGGAATGGAGTTTCCAATTAAGCAATTAGCAGGAGTAGCCAAAAGAGTAACACCCGCAGGAACTTTAGACGTCGTTTTAAATTTAGGGATATCAACAGGGATATGTTTACTATTAGGGATTGACCCACTTATGTCCTTTTTAATTGGTGGAGTTCTATATGCAACAAGTTCTTCAATTACTGCAAAATTACTAGAAAGCTCGAAACGAATGGCGAATCCTGAATCAGAATTTATGTTAGGACTATTAATTTTTGAGGATTTAGTTGCCCCTGTTCTTGTCGCCATTTTAGTTGGATTAACAGCAGGTGGGGCGTTAACTGTTGGTGGATTATCATGGTTGCTTGTAAAAGTTATACTCCTTACTGTTGGAGCGATTGTCATTGGACAAGTTGTCTTTAAAAGACTTGATACATGGTTTGACCGTCATATGAATAGAGATGTGTTTGTCCTATTTATTATAGGGATTGCTCTTGCTTATGGTGGACTTGCTCTTTATTTAGATTTATCTGAAGTACTAGGTGCTTTTCTAGCTGGGATAATGATTGCGGAAGTTAGAAAAACACATCAGCTAGAACAATTAATATTACCAATCCGAGATATTACTTTACCGCTCTTTTTCTTATATTTTGGAACAACGATCGAGTTTGGGGATGGAGTTCCGATGGTAGGTACTTTACTCTTGTTGCTCGTTTGGTCGATTATCGCGAAAATTATTGTCGGGATTTACGGTGGAAGATGGTATGGCTTATCAAAGCGGGTGGCACTACGGGCAGGCTTATCCTTAACACAGCGTGGGGAATTCTCCATTATTATTGCGAGTCTAGCAACAGCTTCTATTATGGTTTTTAGTAGTGTCCTCATATTAGCTTCAGCGATGATTGGAATTATTCTTTTTCAGTTTGCTCCTAAAATATCAAAAGCGATTTATGGAAATAAACAGCCCAGAGGAAAAATAAAAGTGCCAGGTTAA
- a CDS encoding cation:proton antiporter regulatory subunit gives MKVKAADLPGIGKKMSFITAEGSMLVLIIHHTGKRELYFFQDADDDEADFSINLTADETREFGAQLLGAVFQPVDADKMVLFKSQIVMEWLELKAESPIAEKTIGESEIRKRTGVSIVGIFRDNEVIASPEVNETLKAGDTLMAIGKSEQIQAFESLCNGKAV, from the coding sequence ATGAAAGTAAAAGCAGCTGATTTACCAGGAATCGGGAAAAAAATGTCGTTTATCACGGCGGAGGGAAGTATGCTAGTGTTAATCATCCATCATACAGGAAAGCGGGAATTATATTTTTTCCAAGATGCAGATGATGATGAAGCTGATTTTTCGATTAATTTAACGGCTGATGAAACGCGTGAATTTGGAGCGCAATTATTAGGGGCTGTCTTTCAGCCTGTTGACGCCGACAAAATGGTATTATTTAAAAGTCAGATTGTAATGGAATGGCTTGAACTAAAGGCAGAATCACCAATTGCGGAAAAGACGATTGGAGAGTCTGAGATCCGAAAACGCACGGGTGTGAGCATCGTCGGAATTTTCCGTGATAATGAAGTCATTGCAAGTCCAGAAGTCAATGAAACATTAAAAGCTGGTGATACATTAATGGCAATTGGAAAAAGTGAGCAAATCCAAGCCTTTGAAAGCTTATGTAACGGGAAGGCGGTGTAA
- a CDS encoding CrcB family protein, protein MIYVLLAGGGALGAVCRYGVGLAMMKMFPHPKIPVAMLFVNILGSFALGLFYNQMFGVIPVPGNENMLFLSIGVGFFGAFTTFSTFSVESYQLWRDKKWRALFLYISISIIGSILAFFGGFLLLA, encoded by the coding sequence ATGATATATGTACTATTAGCTGGTGGAGGAGCATTAGGGGCGGTTTGTCGATATGGTGTAGGACTCGCAATGATGAAAATGTTTCCACATCCTAAAATACCAGTCGCGATGCTTTTCGTTAATATACTTGGTTCATTTGCTTTAGGTTTGTTTTATAATCAAATGTTTGGAGTTATCCCTGTACCTGGCAATGAAAACATGCTTTTCCTCAGTATTGGAGTTGGCTTTTTCGGAGCATTTACGACGTTTTCCACATTTAGTGTGGAGTCTTACCAATTATGGAGAGATAAAAAGTGGAGGGCTCTTTTTCTTTATATTAGTATCTCAATTATAGGTTCAATTCTAGCATTTTTTGGAGGGTTTTTGTTATTGGCCTAA
- a CDS encoding CrcB family protein, whose product MMQVHTWKNITAIAIGGAVGTVARFFVNFISYATGLPLGTIIVNVIGSFMLGLLSGWVMKHTPKEWVKLGLGVGLCGGFTTMSTLAADTLYLYHHWEMSFLILYLFLSVFAGVTMAGLGWYCGERLIKQDKPLKEVRKEK is encoded by the coding sequence ATGATGCAAGTACATACATGGAAAAACATAACCGCAATTGCCATTGGTGGGGCGGTCGGAACAGTAGCGAGGTTTTTTGTCAATTTTATAAGTTATGCTACTGGGTTACCACTAGGGACAATAATTGTGAATGTTATCGGAAGTTTTATGCTCGGTTTGCTCTCCGGATGGGTTATGAAACATACACCTAAAGAATGGGTCAAGCTTGGACTAGGGGTTGGATTATGTGGAGGCTTTACGACGATGTCGACGCTTGCAGCGGATACACTGTATCTGTATCATCATTGGGAAATGTCATTTCTGATATTGTATCTTTTTCTTTCTGTTTTTGCTGGAGTAACAATGGCTGGGTTAGGTTGGTATTGTGGCGAGCGTTTGATAAAACAAGACAAGCCTTTGAAAGAGGTGCGAAAAGAAAAATGA
- a CDS encoding chemotaxis protein CheX, whose amino-acid sequence MDARHVNAITKATKSILSSHLGLEVKLLNPFVQKKLVPTNDVTVILGIFGQLEGQLICTMEETTAKSIISTMMGGFPVEAIDEMGWSAIQEFGNWVAGNTATELSQDYEIDVTPPVVNNGTSTFHSTSSFITLPLESQIGQIDIHVTIKEK is encoded by the coding sequence ATGGACGCAAGGCATGTCAATGCGATTACTAAAGCGACGAAAAGCATCTTATCTAGCCATCTTGGTTTAGAAGTGAAACTCTTGAATCCCTTCGTACAAAAGAAACTTGTGCCTACTAATGATGTGACAGTTATCCTTGGCATCTTTGGACAGTTAGAGGGACAATTGATTTGTACGATGGAAGAAACAACAGCAAAATCAATCATTTCCACAATGATGGGTGGATTCCCGGTTGAAGCAATTGACGAGATGGGATGGAGTGCAATTCAAGAGTTTGGAAATTGGGTCGCCGGCAACACAGCTACGGAATTGTCCCAAGACTATGAGATTGATGTAACTCCGCCAGTTGTAAACAATGGAACATCCACGTTCCATTCAACGAGTTCATTTATTACACTCCCATTAGAAAGTCAAATCGGTCAGATTGATATTCATGTGACGATTAAAGAAAAATGA
- a CDS encoding response regulator, which produces MASVLIVDDAAFMRMMIKDILSKNDFEIAGEAANGAEAIEKYKELKPDLVTMDITMPEKDGIQALKEIKEIDGNAKIIMCSAMGQQSMVIDAIQSGAKDFVVKPFQADRVIEAIKKVLG; this is translated from the coding sequence ATGGCGTCAGTGTTAATAGTAGACGATGCAGCATTTATGAGAATGATGATAAAGGATATTTTATCAAAAAATGATTTTGAAATTGCGGGCGAAGCTGCGAACGGAGCAGAAGCAATTGAAAAGTATAAAGAGTTAAAACCAGATTTAGTAACAATGGATATTACAATGCCAGAAAAAGATGGCATTCAAGCATTAAAGGAAATTAAAGAAATTGATGGAAATGCAAAAATCATAATGTGTTCAGCGATGGGACAACAGTCAATGGTTATTGATGCGATTCAATCTGGAGCTAAAGACTTTGTTGTAAAGCCATTCCAAGCGGACCGTGTTATTGAAGCAATTAAAAAAGTACTAGGGTAA
- a CDS encoding chemotaxis protein CheW, translating into MSVSNDVVMKNDLKLIIFQLKDEEYAIEVDVVQSIERMQPVTRIPRTFPFVTGVMNLRGVITPVINLRKRFGIEEKEFDEATRILVISKDGIEMGFIVDGANDVMDVPVSKIEPTPEVVGGVEAEYLRGVVKIGNRLFTLLNLDKVIKE; encoded by the coding sequence ATGTCTGTGTCAAATGATGTGGTAATGAAAAACGATTTAAAACTAATTATTTTTCAATTAAAAGATGAAGAATATGCGATTGAAGTCGATGTTGTACAATCCATTGAACGCATGCAGCCTGTGACACGGATTCCAAGGACGTTCCCATTTGTAACAGGCGTCATGAACCTACGTGGTGTCATTACACCTGTTATTAACTTAAGAAAACGGTTTGGAATTGAAGAAAAAGAGTTTGATGAAGCGACAAGAATTCTTGTGATTTCTAAAGATGGTATTGAAATGGGTTTTATCGTGGATGGCGCTAATGATGTGATGGATGTTCCCGTCAGTAAAATCGAACCTACACCAGAAGTGGTCGGTGGTGTCGAAGCGGAATATTTACGTGGAGTCGTAAAAATTGGAAATCGCTTGTTTACATTATTAAACTTAGATAAAGTAATTAAAGAATAG
- a CDS encoding chemotaxis protein CheA — protein sequence MSHAEYLDVFIDESQEHLQAINDNLLKLETAPNDLSIVGEIFRSAHTLKGMAATMGYEDLAHLTHNMENVLDLIRNQKLDASSEVLDVVFASVDDLEEMVNDISSGGTGKRDVTATVSMLEKIEKGETPTPQTNTESLTTAGAVSFDESYDQFELTVLSQSKEQGFTAYQVKVTLDEKTMLKAARVFMVFEVLEQIGEVIKSTPPTEELEEEKFENEFLVTVLSQLDAEEIKQRINKVSEVADVQVHTLDVEAYLKKETAKKEKKEESASTTQQAEKKQEGEQTKKANEGNKTIRVSIERLDILMNLFEELVIDRGRLEQISSELKNNELNETVERMSRISGDLQEIILTMRMMPVDQVFNRFPRMVRSLSKDLNKKVNLQIIGAETELDRTIIDEIGDPLVHLIRNSIDHGIETPEKRRELGKPEEGTVVLRAYHSGNNVFIEIEDDGAGINRERVLNKALENGVITEEEASTLNDQQIYSLLFASGFSTAETITDVSGRGVGLDVVRATFESLGGVVSVDSTLGKGSIFSIQLPLTLSIIDVMLVEVGVEKYAIPLSSIVETAIVSKNEVYSAHNQKVIDFRGKVVPLVFLKDIFEVPCEEQEDEFYSLVIINKGDKVAGLVVGSLIGQHDIVLKSLGNYLNEVFAISGATILGNGQVALIVDTNELIK from the coding sequence TTGAGTCATGCAGAATATTTAGACGTATTTATTGATGAAAGCCAGGAACATTTGCAAGCAATTAATGATAATTTGTTAAAACTAGAAACCGCACCAAATGATTTATCAATTGTTGGAGAAATTTTTCGTTCCGCTCATACTCTAAAAGGGATGGCAGCTACGATGGGTTACGAAGATCTTGCACATTTAACTCATAATATGGAAAATGTGCTTGATTTAATTCGAAATCAAAAGTTAGATGCCTCTTCAGAAGTATTAGATGTTGTTTTTGCTTCTGTAGATGACCTTGAAGAAATGGTTAATGATATTTCGAGTGGCGGTACAGGAAAACGTGATGTAACAGCGACTGTATCGATGTTAGAGAAAATTGAAAAAGGTGAAACACCAACACCGCAAACAAATACGGAATCACTGACTACAGCAGGGGCTGTCTCATTTGATGAGTCTTATGATCAATTTGAGTTAACCGTTCTTTCTCAGTCAAAAGAACAAGGATTTACTGCGTATCAAGTCAAAGTAACATTAGATGAAAAAACGATGTTAAAAGCAGCTCGTGTGTTTATGGTGTTTGAAGTATTAGAGCAAATTGGGGAAGTTATTAAATCAACGCCACCGACAGAAGAGTTAGAAGAAGAAAAGTTTGAGAATGAGTTTTTAGTTACCGTTCTATCACAACTTGATGCAGAAGAAATTAAACAAAGAATTAATAAAGTTTCTGAAGTTGCTGACGTTCAAGTTCACACGCTTGACGTAGAAGCGTATTTGAAAAAAGAAACAGCTAAAAAAGAGAAGAAAGAAGAATCAGCAAGCACGACACAACAAGCAGAAAAGAAACAAGAAGGCGAACAAACAAAGAAGGCAAATGAAGGAAATAAAACGATTCGTGTTAGCATTGAGCGTTTAGATATTTTAATGAACTTGTTTGAAGAGCTTGTTATTGACCGTGGTCGGTTAGAGCAAATTTCAAGTGAATTAAAAAATAACGAATTGAACGAAACGGTTGAGCGTATGTCTCGCATTTCCGGTGATTTGCAAGAAATTATTTTAACAATGCGAATGATGCCAGTGGACCAAGTATTCAACCGCTTCCCTCGTATGGTTCGTAGCTTATCCAAAGATCTAAATAAAAAAGTAAACTTACAAATTATCGGTGCAGAAACTGAGTTAGACCGTACGATTATCGATGAAATTGGCGATCCACTCGTTCACTTAATTCGAAATTCGATTGACCATGGAATTGAAACTCCTGAGAAGCGTCGTGAATTAGGGAAACCTGAGGAAGGAACGGTTGTCCTTCGTGCGTACCATAGTGGAAACAATGTCTTTATCGAGATTGAAGATGATGGTGCAGGAATTAACCGTGAACGTGTATTAAATAAAGCGTTAGAAAACGGTGTAATTACAGAAGAAGAAGCATCGACATTAAATGACCAGCAAATTTATAGTTTGTTGTTTGCGTCAGGGTTTAGTACAGCAGAAACAATTACTGACGTGTCTGGCCGTGGAGTTGGACTTGATGTTGTGCGAGCAACGTTTGAATCATTAGGTGGGGTCGTTTCTGTAGACTCAACACTTGGAAAAGGGTCTATTTTCTCCATTCAATTGCCATTAACATTATCGATTATTGATGTAATGCTAGTTGAAGTTGGGGTGGAAAAATACGCAATTCCACTTTCTTCGATTGTGGAAACAGCAATTGTTAGTAAAAATGAAGTGTATAGTGCTCATAATCAAAAAGTCATTGATTTCCGAGGAAAAGTCGTACCTTTAGTTTTCCTTAAAGATATTTTTGAAGTCCCTTGTGAAGAACAAGAAGATGAGTTTTATTCACTCGTTATTATTAATAAAGGTGATAAAGTCGCCGGTTTAGTTGTTGGCTCATTAATTGGACAACATGATATTGTTCTTAAATCATTAGGAAATTATTTGAATGAAGTATTTGCGATTTCCGGAGCAACGATTTTAGGAAATGGACAAGTTGCGTTAATTGTAGATACAAATGAATTAATTAAATAA
- a CDS encoding thioredoxin family protein, giving the protein MKKVIIFLSIIVVLSIGIILITNAANERQVAGNPFGKDTLHPETIKQLDNPNYQNIILPEQLEERLTEGGTTTVYFYSPTCPACVAMTPIIVPMANDYMVDLKMYNLEEFKEGWQQYGIQSTPTIIHFENGQPVQKLEGLPPEGERETILTQFLEEIK; this is encoded by the coding sequence TTGAAAAAAGTTATTATTTTCTTATCTATTATCGTTGTTTTATCTATCGGAATTATTTTAATTACAAATGCAGCAAATGAACGACAAGTAGCCGGTAACCCATTTGGCAAAGACACACTCCATCCAGAAACGATAAAACAATTGGATAATCCGAACTATCAAAACATAATTCTTCCAGAACAACTCGAAGAAAGACTAACAGAAGGTGGGACAACAACGGTTTATTTTTATAGTCCTACATGCCCTGCTTGTGTTGCAATGACTCCGATTATTGTGCCGATGGCAAACGATTATATGGTTGACTTAAAAATGTATAATTTGGAAGAATTTAAGGAAGGTTGGCAACAATATGGAATTCAATCAACCCCAACGATTATTCATTTTGAAAACGGCCAGCCCGTTCAAAAACTAGAAGGACTGCCACCAGAAGGGGAAAGAGAAACAATTCTTACCCAATTTTTAGAAGAAATTAAATAA
- a CDS encoding disulfide oxidoreductase, with amino-acid sequence MSKHEKRLEYLLFSAWAISVIATAGSLYFSEIIGYIPCELCWYQRIAMYPLVVLLGIAVVKKDYKQAIYGLGLSTIGIIIATYHYLLQKIPALSVTDSCGIIPCTGQYINWLGFITIPFLALTAFILITILLVYMILIEKRREQD; translated from the coding sequence ATGAGTAAACACGAAAAACGATTAGAGTACTTGTTATTTTCCGCGTGGGCGATATCAGTGATTGCAACTGCAGGTAGCCTTTACTTTTCTGAAATTATCGGTTATATTCCGTGTGAACTTTGTTGGTACCAACGAATTGCGATGTACCCACTCGTTGTATTATTAGGAATAGCTGTCGTTAAAAAAGATTACAAGCAAGCCATTTACGGACTTGGGTTATCGACAATAGGAATCATCATTGCAACATACCATTATTTATTGCAAAAAATTCCAGCATTGTCGGTAACAGACTCTTGTGGCATTATTCCTTGTACTGGTCAATATATAAACTGGTTAGGTTTTATAACGATTCCTTTTTTAGCCCTCACTGCGTTTATACTGATTACGATATTGCTTGTGTATATGATTTTGATTGAAAAAAGGAGAGAACAGGATTGA
- a CDS encoding DUF1540 domain-containing protein, whose protein sequence is MAVDVLCEVNNCKFWAQGNQCAADRIYVVSHNGKQAEKQEETDCKTFEPEA, encoded by the coding sequence ATGGCAGTAGATGTATTATGTGAAGTAAACAACTGTAAGTTTTGGGCACAAGGAAACCAATGTGCCGCTGACCGTATTTACGTTGTAAGTCATAATGGAAAACAAGCGGAAAAGCAAGAAGAAACAGACTGTAAAACATTTGAACCTGAAGCGTAA